From a single Planctellipticum variicoloris genomic region:
- a CDS encoding hydroxypyruvate isomerase family protein, whose amino-acid sequence MTSPTISRRGVLQVAAGVAASTLLTGAAQPTPPKLNGRIRHSVVNWCFNSHWKDVDDYCRVVKGLGCESLELIDPMHWPTLKKHGLTCAIAGSHGFVKGLNNPKYQEECSAKIRSRIDEAADFGCPSVITFTGMAEDIPADVGADNCVDALKALAGHAEAKGVTICLEMLNTRASDHPMKGHPGYQGNHTDYCVEILKRVGSPRVKLLFDVYHVQIMDGDVIRRIREHKDLIGHVHTAGNPGRGELDTKQEIYYPPIMQALLDVGYAGFVGHEFIPTRDPLAGLQEAIAACDV is encoded by the coding sequence ATGACTTCTCCCACAATTTCCCGTCGCGGCGTGTTGCAGGTGGCGGCTGGCGTCGCGGCCTCAACCCTTTTGACGGGCGCTGCTCAACCCACGCCTCCGAAGCTCAACGGGCGCATTCGCCACTCGGTGGTCAACTGGTGCTTCAACAGCCATTGGAAAGACGTCGACGACTATTGCCGCGTCGTGAAAGGTCTCGGCTGCGAAAGCCTGGAGCTGATCGATCCCATGCACTGGCCGACTCTGAAAAAGCATGGTCTGACCTGCGCCATCGCCGGCAGCCACGGCTTCGTGAAAGGTCTCAACAACCCCAAATATCAGGAGGAATGCTCCGCAAAGATCCGCTCACGCATCGATGAGGCGGCTGACTTCGGCTGCCCGAGCGTCATCACCTTCACCGGCATGGCGGAGGACATTCCCGCCGACGTCGGCGCCGACAACTGCGTGGACGCCTTGAAGGCGTTGGCAGGGCATGCCGAGGCCAAGGGAGTTACCATCTGCCTGGAGATGCTCAACACGCGGGCTTCCGATCACCCGATGAAAGGGCACCCGGGGTACCAGGGAAACCACACCGACTATTGCGTGGAGATCCTCAAACGGGTCGGCTCGCCGCGGGTCAAGCTGCTGTTCGACGTCTACCACGTCCAGATCATGGATGGCGACGTCATTCGCAGGATTCGCGAGCACAAGGACTTGATCGGCCACGTCCACACGGCGGGCAATCCCGGCCGGGGCGAGCTCGATACGAAGCAGGAAATCTACTACCCGCCGATCATGCAGGCGCTGCTCGACGTCGGCTACGCGGGTTTCGTCGGCCACGAATTCATCCCCACGCGCGACCCGCTCGCGGGACTGCAGGAAGCCATCGCTGCCTGCGACGTCTGA
- a CDS encoding CPBP family intramembrane glutamic endopeptidase: protein MTAADEDPRLTRARFLNLSGLFQTAMVLVALGLSWLLDVDPLERLLPRWDALGPAFLSLAPLALFFYVSFRFPIGGLIRIRDFLLETLGPLLVSCSALDLLLLAGLVGFSEELLFRGVLQPWLGQWGFWFGLIGCSVLFGLAHAITPTYAIVAALVGLYLGGLLEFCQPSNLTIPILVHSFYDWLAFLIVRQSCAKRSTAARDGGD, encoded by the coding sequence ATGACGGCTGCCGACGAAGATCCCCGGCTGACGCGCGCCCGCTTTCTCAATCTGTCCGGGTTGTTCCAGACGGCGATGGTGCTGGTCGCGCTCGGATTGAGCTGGCTGCTGGACGTCGATCCGCTGGAGCGACTCCTGCCTCGCTGGGACGCCCTCGGGCCGGCGTTCCTGAGCCTCGCGCCGCTGGCGCTCTTCTTCTACGTCTCATTCCGCTTCCCGATCGGCGGACTGATCCGGATCCGGGATTTCCTGCTCGAAACACTCGGGCCGCTGCTGGTTTCGTGCAGTGCGCTCGATCTGCTGCTGCTGGCGGGGTTGGTCGGATTCTCGGAGGAGCTGCTCTTTCGCGGCGTGCTTCAGCCCTGGCTGGGCCAATGGGGATTCTGGTTCGGGCTGATCGGCTGCAGCGTGCTGTTCGGACTGGCGCATGCCATCACGCCGACCTACGCGATCGTCGCCGCACTGGTCGGCCTGTATCTGGGAGGGCTGCTGGAGTTCTGCCAGCCTTCCAATCTGACGATCCCGATCCTGGTCCATTCGTTCTACGACTGGCTGGCGTTTCTCATCGTTCGACAATCCTGCGCGAAGCGGTCGACAGCGGCCCGTGATGGCGGGGATTGA